One stretch of Euphorbia lathyris chromosome 7, ddEupLath1.1, whole genome shotgun sequence DNA includes these proteins:
- the LOC136235641 gene encoding trihelix transcription factor DF1-like, translated as MLANSTVLAPPPPPHDGADDDICGAAGGNNSNSGDDHDKSMGGDRMSYGGNRWPRQETLALLKIRSDMDAVFRDSSVKGPLWEEVSRKLAELGYHRNSKKCKEKFENVYKYHRRTKEGRTGKSEGKTYRFFDQLEAFGASTPTSTPQLQLPAPPQPPQKPPPQPQAAPMAATTTLPWSNPPTISHATVPSTTNHHHQQIHMNISPIPDPIIDSPNPLSSSQPLNPYPNNTIFPSSFQNLTSHLFSSSTSSSTASDEEMQGSRKRKRRWKDFFERLTQDVIKKQEDLQRKFLETVEKQEQERIAREETWRAQEISRINREHEILIQERTTAAAKDAALIAFLQKISGQQISLQTVNVTPPPLPPLSAPQPLPVPVPAPAPAPVVVVPAQIPEQAQAIQARPAMEANMNIVVKKDNAIGASPSRWPKVEVEALIRLRTNLDIKYLENGPKGPLWEEISGEMKKLGYNRSSKRCKEKWENINKYFKKVKENRKNRPEDSKTCPYFHQLNAIYKDRSTKTSNISVTTTDPLMVRPEQQWPESHRLELNGRDNNMEEDEYDDEMDTEEEDEGGGEFQVVASKPLANIPVGNGVC; from the exons ATGTTAGCCAATTCAACTGTGCTGGCCCCTCCTCCGCCACCCCATGACGGTGCTGATGATGATATTTGCGGTGCTGCCGGAGGTAACAATTCAAATTCAGGTGATGATCATGATAAGAGTATGGGCGGTGACCGGATGAGCTATGGTGGAAACCGGTGGCCGAGGCAAGAGACTTTGGCTTTATTGAAGATAAGGTCTGATATGGATGCAGTATTTCGTGATTCAAGTGTTAAAGGTCCATTATGGGAAGAGGTTTCCAG GAAACTAGCCGAGCTTGGATATCACCGGAATTCAAAGAAATGCAAGGAGAAATTTGAAAATGTTTACAAATACCACCGGAGAACCAAAGAAGGAAGAACAGGAAAATCGGAAGGAAAAACCTATAGGTTTTTCGATCAATTAGAAGCTTTCGGAGCATCTACTCCGACTTCTACTCCTCAGTTACAGCTTCCAGCTCCGCCGCAGCCACCACAGAAACCTCCACCTCAACCTCAAGCAGCACCAATGGCGGCGACAACTACATTGCCGTGGTCTAATCCTCCTACTATTTCTCATGCTACTGTTCCATCAACAacaaatcatcatcatcaacagATTCATATGAATATTTCCCCAATTCCAGATCCGATAATTGATAGTCCTAATCCATTGTCTTCTTCGCAGCCTCTAAATCCTTATCCCAACAATACTATTTTCCCGTCTTCTTTTCAGAATCTTACATCTCATCTGTTTTCGAGCTCCACTTCTTCCTCTACAGCATCAGATGAAGAAATGCAAGGTAGTCGGAAGCGGAAGAGAAGGTGGAAAGATTTCTTCGAAAGATTAACCCAAGATGTAATCAAGAAGCAAGAGGATTTGCAGCGGAAGTTCCTCGAAACAGTAGAGAAACAAGAGCAAGAAAGAATCGCCAGAGAAGAAACTTGGAGAGCACAAGAAATCAGCAGAATCAACCGTGAACATGAAATCTTAATCCAAGAACGCACCACCGCCGCCGCCAAAGATGCTGCTCTTATTGCTTTCTTGCAGAAGATCTCGGGCCAGCAAATATCACTCCAAACGGTAAACGTGACTCCGCCTCCATTACCGCCACTTTCTGCTCCACAACCCCTCCCCGTTCCAGTTCCAGCTCCAGCTCCAGCTCCGGTTGTGGTAGTACCAGCACAGATTCCGGAACAGGCGCAGGCGATACAGGCTAGGCCGGCAATGGAGGCGAACATGAATATTGTGGTGAAAAAGGATAATGCAATTGGAGCAAGCCCGTCAAGATGGCCGAAAGTGGAAGTTGAAGCTCTAATAAGGCTTAGAACAAATCTAGATATTAAGTATCTAGAAAATGGACCAAAAGGACCTTTATGGGAGGAGATATCAGGGGAAATGAAAAAGCTTGGATACAACAGGAGCTCAAAAAGATGCAAGGAGAAATGGGagaatataaacaagtatttcAAGAAGGTGAAAGAGAACAGAAAGAACAGGCCTGAAGATTCTAAAACATGTCCTTATTTTCACCAACTTAATGCTATATACAAGGACAGGAGCACCAAGactagtaatatttcagttaccACAACGGACCCGTTGATGGTGCGGCCGGAGCAGCAATGGCCGGAAAGCCACCGTTTGGAACTGAATGGAAGGGATAACAACATGGAAGAAGACGAATATGACGACGAGATGGAcactgaggaagaagatgaaggaggtgGAGAATTTCAAGTTGTAGCAAGCAAACCATTAGCTAATATTCCAGTGGGCAATGGAGTTTGCTAA